The following proteins are encoded in a genomic region of Acidimicrobiales bacterium:
- a CDS encoding DUF2182 domain-containing protein, with protein sequence MALDPTDVTAGGGLRDRRARLGIPAVLVVLAAAGWWWSVRMAGEMSGVASAGMDPMGDMSATSMAGHSVTFAAFVVAWVAMMAAMMFPAISPVVRLYALAAARGRVAPLPFFVAAYLVVWGLVGVPAYVAWRALKAPLADGATSAGRLAAIVLLAAAAWQLTPLKSVCLRHCRSPLSFFMEHGGKARRRLGAFRMGAAHGLFCLGCCWALMAVLVAMGTMSLAWMAVLAGLIFLEKNAAWGERVATIGAGAFAVLGTGLLLHPQWISSLT encoded by the coding sequence GTGGCTCTCGATCCCACCGATGTCACGGCCGGCGGAGGGCTGAGGGACAGGCGAGCGCGTCTCGGCATCCCAGCGGTGTTGGTGGTTCTCGCTGCTGCAGGCTGGTGGTGGAGCGTGCGGATGGCCGGTGAGATGAGTGGGGTGGCCTCCGCCGGCATGGACCCCATGGGTGACATGAGCGCAACGTCGATGGCCGGGCATTCGGTGACCTTCGCTGCATTCGTTGTCGCCTGGGTGGCGATGATGGCCGCGATGATGTTCCCGGCGATCTCACCGGTGGTCCGGTTGTATGCGCTTGCCGCTGCTCGCGGCCGGGTGGCTCCGTTGCCATTCTTCGTCGCCGCGTATCTCGTCGTCTGGGGCCTGGTGGGGGTCCCTGCTTACGTCGCGTGGCGGGCGCTCAAAGCGCCTCTCGCCGACGGCGCGACCTCTGCGGGCCGTCTGGCTGCGATCGTCTTGTTGGCGGCGGCCGCCTGGCAGCTCACGCCACTGAAGTCTGTCTGCCTTCGGCACTGTCGGTCACCGTTGTCGTTCTTCATGGAGCACGGTGGGAAGGCCAGGCGGCGGCTCGGCGCGTTCCGAATGGGTGCAGCCCATGGCTTGTTCTGCCTGGGGTGCTGCTGGGCGCTGATGGCCGTCCTCGTGGCGATGGGCACCATGAGCCTGGCCTGGATGGCCGTCCTTGCCGGGCTCATCTTCTTGGAGAAGAACGCCGCCTGGGGAGAGCGAGTGGCCACCATCGGAGCGGGCGCCTTCGCCGTTCTCGGCACAGGGCTCCTTCTGCACCCGCAATGGATCAGTTCACTGACATGA
- a CDS encoding DUF1326 domain-containing protein, whose protein sequence is MTTTETKTEWRLKGKGYEFCNCQPGCTCNFSGFPTSADGSCKAAVATRVSEGNCGEIDLSGIDAVAILDWPSAIHDGGGKAIFVVPPEVSEEQLGAMAQIFTGELGGMPWEILGTTFEVAGVVRAPVNITDDGINSGFSIPGVGEAKGATLKNPVTDEPHGVSIVLDQGFIWKKGDCGQGSFNVEAEGISMSFENSNWIYYEFDWTNQG, encoded by the coding sequence ATGACGACCACCGAGACGAAGACCGAGTGGAGACTGAAGGGCAAAGGCTACGAGTTCTGCAACTGCCAGCCCGGTTGCACGTGCAACTTCTCCGGCTTCCCCACCTCTGCTGATGGCAGCTGCAAGGCCGCCGTGGCCACCCGGGTCAGCGAGGGCAACTGCGGCGAGATCGACCTGTCCGGGATCGACGCCGTCGCCATCCTCGACTGGCCGAGCGCCATTCACGACGGTGGCGGCAAGGCGATCTTCGTGGTGCCGCCCGAGGTTTCCGAGGAGCAGCTCGGGGCCATGGCCCAGATCTTCACCGGTGAGCTCGGCGGCATGCCCTGGGAGATCCTCGGCACAACCTTCGAGGTGGCCGGAGTCGTCCGGGCTCCGGTGAACATCACCGACGATGGCATCAACAGCGGCTTCTCGATCCCGGGGGTGGGTGAAGCAAAAGGGGCGACCTTGAAGAACCCCGTCACCGACGAACCACACGGCGTCTCGATCGTGCTCGACCAGGGGTTCATCTGGAAGAAGGGCGACTGTGGCCAGGGAAGCTTCAACGTCGAAGCCGAAGGCATCAGCATGTCGTTCGAGAACAGCAACTGGATCTACTACGAGTTCGACTGGACCAACCAGGGATGA